The uncultured Desulfuromonas sp. genome has a segment encoding these proteins:
- the mfd gene encoding transcription-repair coupling factor, producing the protein MASEEQAHTTRHSFIQTFNGLCGTAEVLGLHGCAAARFLAGLLAPSRPAILVVVADLEQARQLTAELAFFSARPEAVRLFPHWEMAPFEPLIPHSEIEATRLATLHGLLQGEVEAVVTTPAALQQRIIPRQALHTLCEELVLEEEYDRHQLQQRLHDLGYRSVPLVEDRGTYSFRGDILDLFPPTLEQPVRIDFFGDYIERMRVYDALSQRSGEQQLDRLTLLPSREMVLTGTYLDQFSQQLKQRCDALELPRTKREAILEEVREGLLSPGRSFLLPLNYGQLDSLFDYLATDTVVTIDAPAVEQTLDRFTRSIEQGAAHMAAGEEPYVEPYQLYLAPQELEQQLRMKRRIYLADLHIYDLDHEKTVLRVDSCGNGEFLQQAEPQRIRHLADRLTGWSEQQWGILLVCRRAGQAQRLMDLLKPYGLVPQPLTTLPWNEQRGSVQWVCGELSRGFQLPDEKLAVVTEEEVFGQRVKRRRRDELRAKAALSSLAELKERDYVVHADHGIGLYLGLEQLTSSGMSGDFLKLEYAGGDMLYLPVERIEKVQKYAAGDLQTVRLDKMGGTAWAKTCQKARAAVEEMARELLTIYARREMAEAFTFSAPDDVFRSFEAAFPYEETSDQLAAIQDVLDDMQSGRPMDRLICGDVGYGKTEVAIRAAFKAALDSKQVAVVVPTTILARQHYATFVERFTGYPVHVEMISRFRTPADQKRVLQELVEGKVDVVIGTHRLLQRDVHFKDLGLVVIDEEQRFGVAHKERLKKMRAQVAMLTLSATPIPRTLNMGMIGMRDLSIIDTPPVDRLAIRTYVTRFDDDLIRNAILRELQRGGQVYFVHNRVQSIGAMADFLTTLVPEAKIAVGHGQMAEKELEKVMLGFIEGETNVLVASTIIENGLDIPRANTIIVNRADCFGLSQLYQLRGRVGRSKNRGYAYLLIPGEATLTKDARARLQVLQDLTELGAGFRVASHDLELRGAGDLLGGRQAGQIAAIGFEMYTELLEETIQELKGMESEGRIDPEIRLGLHAYLPDDYVADPNQRLVFYKKMAAAEEEATLYDVVDELQDRYGDVPQPGEILLEMMKLRVELKRLRIDLAEFDGRRLVFGFHPTTTVSPDALLALIQQDPQRYSLSPDFRIAVRLTERGSDLELLDEAKKQLQAFCGP; encoded by the coding sequence ATGGCCAGTGAAGAGCAGGCGCATACCACCCGGCATTCATTTATTCAGACGTTTAACGGACTCTGTGGCACGGCCGAGGTTCTCGGCTTGCACGGTTGCGCTGCCGCACGGTTTCTCGCCGGGCTGCTGGCACCGTCAAGACCGGCGATCCTTGTAGTGGTTGCGGATCTTGAGCAGGCCAGACAACTGACGGCTGAGCTGGCTTTTTTCAGTGCCCGTCCTGAAGCCGTTCGCCTGTTTCCCCACTGGGAAATGGCCCCCTTTGAACCACTGATCCCCCACAGCGAAATCGAAGCGACGCGGTTGGCCACCCTGCATGGATTGTTACAGGGTGAGGTTGAAGCGGTCGTAACGACCCCGGCAGCTCTGCAGCAGCGCATCATTCCCCGCCAGGCGTTGCACACTTTGTGTGAGGAACTGGTGCTCGAAGAGGAGTATGATCGCCATCAGTTGCAGCAACGGCTTCACGATCTCGGCTATCGCTCCGTTCCGCTGGTAGAAGATCGGGGCACCTATTCGTTTCGCGGTGATATTCTCGATCTGTTTCCGCCCACTCTGGAACAGCCGGTGCGCATCGATTTCTTTGGCGATTATATTGAACGGATGCGCGTTTACGATGCCCTGAGTCAGCGCAGTGGTGAACAACAGCTCGACCGGCTGACCCTGTTGCCGTCGCGGGAGATGGTGCTGACCGGCACTTATCTCGACCAGTTCAGTCAACAGCTCAAGCAACGCTGTGACGCGTTGGAGTTGCCGCGCACGAAGCGCGAAGCCATTCTCGAAGAGGTGCGTGAAGGGTTGCTGTCGCCCGGCCGTTCATTTTTGTTGCCGCTCAATTACGGTCAGCTGGACAGCTTGTTTGATTATCTCGCCACGGATACCGTGGTGACCATCGATGCGCCCGCTGTTGAACAGACCCTTGACCGGTTCACGCGCAGCATTGAGCAGGGTGCGGCCCACATGGCGGCGGGAGAAGAACCCTATGTCGAACCCTACCAGCTCTATCTGGCTCCTCAGGAACTCGAACAACAACTCAGGATGAAACGGCGGATTTATCTCGCTGATCTGCATATCTACGATCTTGATCATGAGAAAACAGTGTTGCGGGTCGACAGCTGCGGCAATGGGGAGTTTCTCCAGCAGGCCGAACCACAACGCATACGTCATCTGGCCGACCGCTTAACAGGGTGGAGCGAGCAACAGTGGGGTATTTTGCTGGTCTGTCGGCGTGCCGGACAGGCACAACGCCTCATGGATCTGCTGAAACCTTACGGACTCGTTCCCCAACCCCTGACCACCCTGCCGTGGAATGAACAGCGCGGCAGCGTGCAGTGGGTCTGTGGTGAACTCAGTCGTGGTTTTCAGCTGCCGGATGAAAAGCTGGCGGTGGTCACCGAAGAGGAAGTGTTTGGTCAGAGGGTCAAGCGGCGTCGCCGTGATGAATTGCGCGCCAAGGCCGCCCTGTCCTCTCTGGCTGAGCTCAAAGAGCGCGACTATGTGGTGCATGCCGATCACGGTATCGGCCTCTATCTGGGACTCGAGCAGCTGACCAGCAGCGGCATGAGCGGTGATTTTCTCAAGCTCGAATATGCCGGTGGCGATATGCTCTATCTGCCGGTGGAGCGCATTGAAAAGGTGCAGAAGTATGCTGCCGGTGATCTGCAGACGGTGCGCCTCGACAAGATGGGCGGCACCGCCTGGGCCAAAACCTGTCAGAAAGCCCGCGCCGCTGTCGAGGAGATGGCCCGCGAGCTGTTAACCATCTACGCCCGGCGCGAAATGGCCGAAGCGTTTACTTTTTCAGCGCCGGACGACGTGTTCCGTTCTTTTGAAGCTGCCTTTCCTTATGAAGAGACCTCGGATCAACTGGCGGCGATTCAGGATGTGCTGGACGATATGCAGTCAGGCCGACCGATGGACCGCTTGATCTGCGGTGATGTTGGTTATGGTAAAACCGAGGTCGCCATCCGTGCCGCGTTTAAAGCGGCGTTGGACAGCAAACAGGTGGCCGTGGTGGTGCCCACCACCATTCTCGCCCGCCAGCATTATGCCACCTTTGTCGAACGGTTTACCGGTTACCCGGTTCATGTCGAGATGATCTCCCGGTTCCGTACCCCGGCCGACCAGAAACGGGTGTTGCAGGAACTGGTCGAAGGCAAGGTCGACGTGGTGATCGGCACTCACCGTCTGCTGCAACGGGATGTCCATTTCAAGGATCTCGGCCTGGTGGTGATCGATGAAGAGCAGCGCTTCGGCGTCGCCCACAAGGAGCGGCTGAAAAAGATGCGCGCCCAGGTGGCCATGCTGACGTTGAGCGCCACCCCGATCCCGCGTACCCTGAACATGGGCATGATCGGCATGCGCGATCTGTCGATTATCGATACGCCGCCCGTTGACCGGCTGGCGATCCGCACCTATGTCACCCGCTTTGACGATGACCTGATCCGCAACGCCATCCTGCGTGAATTGCAACGCGGCGGCCAGGTCTATTTCGTCCATAACCGGGTGCAGTCCATCGGCGCCATGGCTGATTTTCTTACCACGCTGGTGCCCGAAGCCAAGATTGCCGTCGGCCACGGCCAGATGGCCGAAAAGGAGCTGGAAAAGGTGATGCTCGGCTTCATTGAGGGCGAAACCAACGTGCTGGTGGCCAGTACGATCATCGAAAACGGTCTCGATATTCCCCGTGCCAACACCATCATCGTCAACCGGGCGGACTGTTTTGGTCTGTCACAGCTCTATCAGCTGCGCGGTCGGGTGGGGCGCAGTAAAAACCGTGGCTACGCGTACCTGTTGATTCCCGGCGAAGCCACCCTGACCAAGGATGCCCGCGCCCGGTTGCAGGTGCTGCAGGACCTGACTGAATTGGGCGCCGGTTTCCGGGTCGCCAGCCACGATCTTGAACTGCGTGGCGCCGGCGACCTGCTCGGCGGCCGTCAGGCCGGTCAGATTGCCGCCATCGGCTTTGAGATGTACACGGAGTTGCTCGAAGAAACCATTCAGGAACTCAAGGGGATGGAGAGCGAAGGCCGTATTGATCCGGAAATTCGTCTTGGTTTACACGCCTACCTGCCTGATGATTATGTGGCCGATCCCAACCAGCGTCTGGTCTTTTACAAAAAAATGGCCGCCGCTGAAGAGGAGGCCACCCTTTACGATGTTGTCGACGAGTTGCAGGATCGTTATGGCGACGTGCCGCAACCGGGAGAAATTCTCCTTGAGATGATGAAGCTGCGTGTTGAGTTGAAACGGCTTCGCATCGATCTGGCCGAATTCGATGGCCGGCGGCTTGTCTTTGGTTTTCACCCCACCACCACCGTGTCACCCGATGCCCTGTTGGCGTTGATTCAGCAGGACCCGCAGCGCTACAGTCTGTCGCCGGATTTCCGCATTGCCGTGCGCCTCACGGAGCGCGGCAGCGATTTGGAGCTGCTTGACGAAGCCAAAAAGCAATTGCAGGCATTTTGCGGACCGTGA